One window of Medicago truncatula cultivar Jemalong A17 chromosome 2, MtrunA17r5.0-ANR, whole genome shotgun sequence genomic DNA carries:
- the LOC25486557 gene encoding sterol 3-beta-glucosyltransferase UGT80B1 isoform X1: MERRKAKAVFMAFGTKGDVYPLAAIAAAFACDQKQYDAILMTHSAHESLSPQLGEKHVEFCAVSSPPVLSADQNNDIKEEAESSFLLQKKKITRDHRRECYSLIEKIFGDGPSLDGDLIVINFFALEGWSLAECFSIRCVVAAPYVVPYSAPATFERQFQRELPLLYKYLTEAPSGKVCWKDVIHWMWPLFTENWGSWRDEDLHLSPCPFTDPVTGIPTWYDRPQSPLLMYGFSKEVVECPAYWPSRVRVCGFWFLPIEWQFTCTQCRETSLYDKDNLCPHHLELQNFVNAKPIFIGLSAIGSMGFLKDPHSFICVLQTVLSTTNYRFILFTGGYKPLESVVRIIASEATFEQNIWSEDCVALYNGRLLCFFGSLPYGWLFPKCAAVIHHGGSGTTAAALQAGTPQVVCPFVLDQFYWAERMHWLGVSPEPLSRNHLLPDKNNDRSIQEAAHVLSRAIHDTLSSTVRARAAEIAERIFLEDGESVAIKYLKEELSLS, translated from the exons GCCATTGCAGCAGCTTTTGCTTGTGATCAGAAACAATACGATGCGATTCTAATGACTCATTCAGCACACGAG AGCTTAAGTCCTCAGTTGGGTGAAAAACATGTTGAATTTTGCGCAGTTTCATCACCTCCGGTTCTTTCTGCTGATCAGAATAATGATATTAAAG AGGAAGCAGAGTCATCTTTTTTATtgcagaaaaagaaaattaccaGAGATCATAGACGAGAATGCTATTCTCTAATTGAAAAGATATTTGGAGATGGTCCGAGCTTGGATGGTGATCTTATTGTGATAAACTTTTTTGCTCTG GAAGGATGGAGTCTTGCTGAATGTTTTTCTATCCGTTGTGTTGTAGCTGCACCTTATGTTGTTCCATACAG TGCACCTGCAACATTTGAAAGACAATTCCAAAGAGAACTTCCTCTTCTCTATAAATATCTTACTGAGGCTCCTTCTGGTAAG GTTTGCTGGAAGGATGTTATTCATTGGATGTGGCCCCTTTTCACAGAAAATTGGGGATCATGGAGAGATGAAGACTTACATCTGAGTCCATGTCCCTTTACT GATCCAGTTACAGGCATTCCTACTTGGTATGATAGGCCGCAATCTCCTCTTCTGAT GTATGGCTTTAGTAAAGAAGTTGTTGAATGTCCAG CATATTGGCCATCAAGAGTGCGGGTTTGTGGTTTTTGGTTCCTTCCTATAGAATGGCAGTTTACATGTACGCAATGCAGAGAAACATCGTTATATGATAAAGATAACCTATGTCCACATCATCTAGAGTTGCAAAATTTTGTAAATGCTAAACCAATTTTTATTGGGTTGAGTGCTATTGGAAG CATGGGTTTTCTAAAAGACCCTCACTCGTTTATTTGTGTTCTTCAGACGGTCCTGAGCACCACAAACTATAGATTTATTCTCTTTACGGGTGGATATAAACCTTTAGAATCGGTGGTTCGTATAATTGCTTCCGAAGCAACATTTGAGCAGAATATTTGGAGTGAAGATTGTGTCGCTCTTTATAATGGCCGACTATTATGTTTCTTTGG TTCCTTACCATATGGTTGGCTTTTCCCAAAATGTGCTGCTGTGATTCACCACGGAGGCAG TGGAACTACTGCTGCTGCATTACAGGCAGGAACACCACAG GTAGTGTGCCCTTTTGTGCTAGATCAGTTTTATTGGGCTGAAAGAATGCATTGGCTCGGCGTTTCACCTGAACCGCTCAGTAGAAACCATTTGCTTCCTGATAAAAACAATGACAGAAGTATTCAGGAAGCTGCACATGTACTATCACGTGCGATACATGATACATTATCATCAACAGTAAGAGCACGGGCTGCAGAAATTGCTGAAAGAATATTTCTTGAG GATGGCGAATCAGTAGCAATTAAGTACCTCAAAGAAGAGCTGAGTTTAAGTTAA
- the LOC25486558 gene encoding basic blue protein, whose amino-acid sequence MDQGRVSNTSIILMSLLCILVFHSNMSFAAEYIVGDGKGWSFHVQNWTLGKTFKEGDILVFNYTPVIHNVVIVNELQYNSCVAIGGSKFYYKGADRITLAKGANYFICGTPFHCNLGMKIAVNAS is encoded by the exons ATGGATCAGGGAAGAGTCAGTAACACAAGTATTATTCTAATGTCACTATTATGTATCTTGGTATTTCATTCTAACATGAGTTTTGCAGCTGAATACATTGTTGGTGATGGGAAAGGTTGGTCCTTTCATGTTCAAAATTGGACTTTGGGAAAAACTTTCAAGGAAGGTGACATACTCG TGTTCAATTACACCCCTGTGATACACAACGTGGTGATAGTGAATGAGCTTCAATACAATTCATGTGTGGCTATTGGAGGATCTAAATTTTACTACAAAGGAGCAGATAGAATTACACTTGCCAAAGGAGCTAACTACTTCATATGTGGAACTCCTTTTCATTGTAACCTTGGAATGAAAATTGCAGTTAATGCTAGTTAA
- the LOC25486557 gene encoding sterol 3-beta-glucosyltransferase UGT80B1 isoform X2 yields the protein MERRKAKAVFMAFGTKGDVYPLAAIAAAFACDQKQYDAILMTHSAHESLSPQLGEKHVEFCAVSSPPVLSADQNNDIKEEAESSFLLQKKKITRDHRRECYSLIEKIFGDGPSLDGDLIVINFFALEGWSLAECFSIRCVVAAPYVVPYSAPATFERQFQRELPLLYKYLTEAPSGKVCWKDVIHWMWPLFTENWGSWRDEDLHLSPCPFTDPVTGIPTWYDRPQSPLLMYGFSKEVVECPAYWPSRVRVCGFWFLPIEWQFTCTQCRETSLYDKDNLCPHHLELQNFVNAKPIFIGLSAIGSMGFLKDPHSFICVLQTVLSTTNYRFILFTGGYKPLESVVRIIASEATFEQNIWSEDCVALYNGRLLCFFGSLPYGWLFPKCAAVIHHGGSGTTAAALQAGTPQSFVLCPRFQALLLLKLLLF from the exons GCCATTGCAGCAGCTTTTGCTTGTGATCAGAAACAATACGATGCGATTCTAATGACTCATTCAGCACACGAG AGCTTAAGTCCTCAGTTGGGTGAAAAACATGTTGAATTTTGCGCAGTTTCATCACCTCCGGTTCTTTCTGCTGATCAGAATAATGATATTAAAG AGGAAGCAGAGTCATCTTTTTTATtgcagaaaaagaaaattaccaGAGATCATAGACGAGAATGCTATTCTCTAATTGAAAAGATATTTGGAGATGGTCCGAGCTTGGATGGTGATCTTATTGTGATAAACTTTTTTGCTCTG GAAGGATGGAGTCTTGCTGAATGTTTTTCTATCCGTTGTGTTGTAGCTGCACCTTATGTTGTTCCATACAG TGCACCTGCAACATTTGAAAGACAATTCCAAAGAGAACTTCCTCTTCTCTATAAATATCTTACTGAGGCTCCTTCTGGTAAG GTTTGCTGGAAGGATGTTATTCATTGGATGTGGCCCCTTTTCACAGAAAATTGGGGATCATGGAGAGATGAAGACTTACATCTGAGTCCATGTCCCTTTACT GATCCAGTTACAGGCATTCCTACTTGGTATGATAGGCCGCAATCTCCTCTTCTGAT GTATGGCTTTAGTAAAGAAGTTGTTGAATGTCCAG CATATTGGCCATCAAGAGTGCGGGTTTGTGGTTTTTGGTTCCTTCCTATAGAATGGCAGTTTACATGTACGCAATGCAGAGAAACATCGTTATATGATAAAGATAACCTATGTCCACATCATCTAGAGTTGCAAAATTTTGTAAATGCTAAACCAATTTTTATTGGGTTGAGTGCTATTGGAAG CATGGGTTTTCTAAAAGACCCTCACTCGTTTATTTGTGTTCTTCAGACGGTCCTGAGCACCACAAACTATAGATTTATTCTCTTTACGGGTGGATATAAACCTTTAGAATCGGTGGTTCGTATAATTGCTTCCGAAGCAACATTTGAGCAGAATATTTGGAGTGAAGATTGTGTCGCTCTTTATAATGGCCGACTATTATGTTTCTTTGG TTCCTTACCATATGGTTGGCTTTTCCCAAAATGTGCTGCTGTGATTCACCACGGAGGCAG TGGAACTACTGCTGCTGCATTACAGGCAGGAACACCACAG AGCTTTGTTTTATGTCCGCGGTTTCAAGCTCTTCTGCTGTTGAAACTTCTACTCTTTTAA